Proteins encoded within one genomic window of Couchioplanes caeruleus:
- a CDS encoding YciI family protein — protein sequence MKYMVMMFSGMGASRADRSPEWITEMQTTMMRMDRELRQAGEVIESRHLTDPTQATTVRFVDGAPVPTDGPFAETKESLAGYWVIEGSYERAVEIASQVVAVTEYPMEVRRVMDEPPTDM from the coding sequence ATGAAGTACATGGTCATGATGTTCAGCGGGATGGGGGCGTCGCGCGCCGACCGCAGCCCGGAGTGGATCACCGAGATGCAGACCACGATGATGCGGATGGACCGCGAACTACGCCAGGCCGGCGAAGTGATCGAGAGCCGGCACCTGACCGACCCGACGCAGGCCACGACCGTCCGGTTCGTCGACGGCGCGCCCGTGCCGACCGACGGCCCGTTCGCGGAGACCAAGGAGAGTCTCGCCGGATACTGGGTCATAGAGGGCAGCTACGAACGGGCGGTCGAGATCGCCTCGCAGGTGGTCGCGGTGACCGAGTACCCGATGGAGGTCCGGCGGGTCATGGATGAGCCTCCTACGGACATGTGA
- a CDS encoding LysE/ArgO family amino acid transporter — MGSVLAGFGFSLALIVAIGAQNAFVLRQGLRREHVLPVVAVCACADAVLMTAGIAGLGAVLTDAPTVLSAVRWGGAAFLIGYAALAARRAWRPAALSPLDRPPATLRATLLACLAFTFLNPHVYLDTVVLLGTVAHHDPHPWPFGAGAAAASLLWFAALGIGARRLAPLLARPAAWRVVDGAIAVIMTALGVSLAVG, encoded by the coding sequence ATGGGTTCCGTCCTGGCCGGCTTCGGCTTCTCTCTCGCGCTGATCGTCGCCATCGGGGCGCAGAACGCCTTCGTGCTGCGCCAGGGGCTGCGTCGCGAACACGTCCTGCCCGTCGTGGCGGTCTGCGCCTGCGCCGACGCCGTCCTGATGACCGCCGGTATCGCCGGCCTGGGTGCGGTCCTGACGGACGCCCCCACCGTGCTGAGCGCCGTACGGTGGGGTGGTGCCGCCTTCCTGATCGGGTACGCGGCGCTGGCGGCCCGCCGGGCCTGGCGACCCGCCGCCCTCTCCCCGCTCGACCGTCCCCCGGCCACGCTGCGCGCGACGCTGCTGGCCTGCCTGGCCTTCACCTTCCTCAACCCGCACGTCTACCTCGACACGGTGGTGCTGCTCGGCACGGTCGCGCACCACGACCCGCACCCGTGGCCGTTCGGCGCCGGTGCGGCGGCGGCGAGCCTGCTGTGGTTCGCGGCACTGGGCATCGGCGCCCGCCGGCTGGCGCCGCTGCTCGCCCGCCCGGCGGCCTGGCGGGTCGTGGACGGAGCGATCGCCGTGATCATGACGGCTCTCGGGGTGTCACTGGCCGTCGGATGA
- a CDS encoding transcriptional regulator: protein MLVMLAEIPECAFSTLRNELQLTDGNLNRHVQVLADAGLVTVNKGYEGNRPRTWLKLTQDGRRALRAELLALEQLTARLKSADLDDPQG from the coding sequence ATGCTCGTCATGCTTGCCGAGATTCCCGAATGCGCCTTCTCCACCCTGCGGAACGAATTGCAGCTCACCGACGGCAATCTCAACCGTCATGTGCAGGTCCTTGCCGATGCCGGCTTGGTCACCGTCAACAAGGGCTACGAAGGTAACCGGCCCCGAACCTGGCTCAAACTCACCCAGGATGGTCGCCGCGCTCTCCGCGCCGAACTGCTCGCGCTTGAACAACTCACCGCACGCCTCAAGTCAGCGGACCTCGACGATCCACAGGGTTGA
- a CDS encoding SDR family NAD(P)-dependent oxidoreductase has translation MQLTGSSALITGSTSGIGRAIAEAYGREGAHVLVAGRDADRAQQVVDTITDAGGRATALIADLATAQGVTHLLDAARPHGPVDILVNNAGSYPFMSTLDTDEFTFDATMHLNVRVPFLLTAAIAPAMAQRGRGRVINISSIAAHLGGATWPLYGASKAALEHLTKSWAAEFGSAGVNVNAIAPGPTRTPGTAPMGTTLDDFTSTFPAGRPGTPEEVAGAAVYLAGPQASFLHGTTIVIDGGRLATV, from the coding sequence ATGCAGCTCACCGGATCTTCGGCACTCATCACCGGCAGCACCTCCGGCATCGGCCGGGCCATCGCCGAGGCATACGGACGCGAGGGTGCGCACGTACTGGTCGCCGGCCGCGACGCCGACCGGGCCCAGCAGGTCGTCGACACGATCACCGACGCCGGCGGCCGCGCCACCGCGCTGATCGCCGACCTCGCCACTGCCCAAGGTGTAACGCACCTGCTCGACGCCGCACGCCCGCACGGACCGGTCGACATCCTGGTCAACAACGCCGGAAGCTACCCGTTCATGTCCACGCTGGATACCGACGAGTTCACCTTCGACGCCACCATGCACCTAAACGTCCGAGTACCGTTCCTGCTCACCGCAGCAATCGCCCCCGCCATGGCCCAGCGCGGCCGCGGCCGCGTCATCAACATCAGCTCCATCGCCGCGCACCTCGGCGGCGCCACCTGGCCGCTGTACGGGGCCAGCAAGGCAGCCCTGGAACATCTGACCAAGTCCTGGGCCGCCGAGTTCGGTTCGGCCGGCGTGAACGTCAATGCCATTGCCCCCGGCCCCACCCGCACTCCCGGCACCGCCCCCATGGGCACAACGCTGGACGACTTCACCAGCACCTTCCCGGCCGGCCGACCCGGCACCCCCGAAGAGGTGGCCGGCGCGGCCGTCTACCTTGCCGGACCGCAGGCCAGCTTTCTGCACGGCACCACCATCGTCATCGACGGCGGACGCCTCGCCACCGTCTGA
- a CDS encoding GNAT family N-acetyltransferase codes for MADRLLVTGATGHLGRTTVQRAVAAGWSVSGTYLTAPSAIARERLDIRDPAAVRELLHRLRPDAVIHTAAGRDDWHAIADGAAHVAVAAAALGIRLVHVSSDAIFSGREVHYDETAPPDPVYRYGAAKAAAETAIRAIDPTAAVVRTSTILGDGGGAHEVLTHQLASGRADGVLFTDQLRKPIHVDDLADALLELATNRYPGIINVAGPDVISRYDLGLLVARRDGLDPALIPAGAIAERGLRLPADVRLRTDTAESVLRTRLRGAQEFMARVRVVHLSGPAFQALADGDVAAANALSPVPVSDYLAGPACRSVWRMRSRQAGEDPQAADWVTGIIWDERRRTAVGRAGFHAPPDADGMVEIGYAVDPAHRRQGYARAALEILLARAAREPGVRRIRVSIAPDNVASYQLASQYGFRKVGEQWDDEDGLEFVYEAPAGRS; via the coding sequence ATGGCTGATCGACTGCTGGTCACCGGCGCGACCGGGCACCTCGGGCGCACGACCGTGCAACGGGCGGTAGCCGCGGGCTGGTCCGTGTCCGGCACCTACCTCACCGCGCCGTCGGCGATCGCCCGGGAACGTTTGGACATCCGCGACCCGGCCGCCGTGCGCGAGCTGCTGCACCGCCTGCGCCCCGACGCGGTGATCCACACCGCCGCCGGCCGCGACGACTGGCACGCCATCGCCGACGGCGCCGCCCACGTCGCGGTCGCGGCGGCCGCCCTGGGCATCCGGCTCGTGCACGTCTCCAGCGACGCGATCTTCTCGGGCCGGGAGGTCCACTACGACGAGACGGCGCCACCGGATCCGGTGTACCGGTACGGCGCGGCGAAGGCCGCGGCCGAGACGGCGATCCGGGCCATCGACCCGACGGCCGCCGTGGTCCGCACCTCCACGATCCTGGGCGATGGCGGCGGAGCCCACGAGGTCCTCACCCACCAGCTCGCCTCCGGCCGGGCCGACGGGGTGTTGTTCACCGATCAGCTCCGCAAGCCGATCCACGTCGACGACCTCGCCGACGCCCTGCTGGAGCTGGCGACGAACAGGTATCCGGGCATCATCAACGTGGCGGGCCCGGACGTCATCAGCCGCTACGACCTCGGCCTACTCGTCGCCCGGCGCGACGGCCTCGATCCCGCCTTGATCCCCGCCGGCGCGATCGCCGAGCGGGGCCTGCGACTGCCCGCCGACGTACGGTTGCGCACCGACACGGCCGAGTCGGTGCTCCGCACCCGGCTGCGCGGAGCCCAGGAGTTCATGGCGCGCGTCCGGGTCGTGCACCTGAGCGGCCCGGCATTTCAGGCCCTGGCCGACGGCGACGTCGCGGCGGCGAACGCGCTCAGCCCCGTACCCGTCTCGGACTATCTCGCCGGCCCCGCGTGCCGGAGTGTGTGGCGGATGCGCAGTCGGCAGGCCGGGGAGGACCCGCAGGCCGCGGACTGGGTCACCGGCATCATCTGGGACGAGCGCCGGCGGACGGCGGTCGGCCGGGCCGGTTTCCACGCGCCGCCGGACGCCGACGGGATGGTGGAGATCGGATACGCCGTCGACCCGGCACACCGGCGACAGGGCTACGCCCGCGCCGCCCTCGAGATCCTTCTCGCCCGGGCGGCCCGGGAGCCGGGGGTACGCCGCATACGGGTCAGCATCGCCCCGGACAACGTCGCCTCCTACCAACTCGCCTCCCAGTACGGCTTCCGCAAGGTCGGCGAGCAGTGGGACGACGAGGACGGGCTGGAGTTCGTGTACGAGGCGCCGGCCGGCCGATCCTGA
- a CDS encoding LysR family transcriptional regulator ArgP: MTLDPVQLATFQAVIEHGSFDAAARMLHVTPSAVSQRIKALEQVVGQVLVRRARPCVPTGAGRPLVRLGGQLALLEAEALDAARGALSGSARTRVAVVVNADSLDGWFLPALTALPDVDFDLRTDDEGHTAELLRDGTVMAAVTTDRVAVQGCRVHRLGAMRYLAVAAPECHTAWFAGRELSAAFAAAPMIRFNRKDTLQHRFARTVTRRDIDPPTHFVPASASFTAAIRLGLGWGLIPEASARTDIAAGRLVDLAGGHHLDVPLYWQYWRLESPVLSALTAAVRAAAADALR, encoded by the coding sequence ATGACGCTCGACCCCGTGCAGCTCGCCACGTTCCAGGCCGTCATCGAGCACGGCAGCTTCGACGCCGCGGCGCGGATGCTGCACGTCACCCCGTCCGCGGTCAGCCAGCGGATCAAGGCGTTGGAGCAGGTCGTCGGGCAGGTGCTCGTACGCCGGGCGCGGCCGTGCGTGCCGACCGGCGCCGGTCGGCCGCTGGTGCGCCTCGGCGGGCAACTGGCCCTGCTGGAGGCCGAGGCCCTCGATGCCGCGCGCGGCGCCCTGAGCGGCAGCGCCCGCACCCGCGTGGCCGTCGTCGTCAACGCGGACTCCCTGGACGGCTGGTTCCTGCCGGCCCTGACCGCGCTGCCCGACGTGGACTTCGACCTGCGCACCGACGACGAAGGGCACACGGCCGAGCTGCTGCGCGACGGCACCGTGATGGCCGCCGTCACCACCGACAGGGTCGCGGTGCAGGGCTGCCGCGTGCACCGGCTCGGCGCGATGCGATACCTCGCCGTCGCCGCCCCCGAGTGCCACACGGCATGGTTCGCCGGCCGCGAGCTCTCGGCGGCGTTCGCGGCCGCGCCGATGATCCGCTTCAACCGCAAGGACACCCTGCAACACCGCTTCGCCCGTACGGTGACCCGCCGCGACATCGACCCGCCGACGCATTTCGTGCCGGCATCGGCGAGCTTCACCGCGGCGATCCGGCTCGGACTCGGCTGGGGGCTGATTCCCGAGGCCTCCGCCCGTACCGACATCGCCGCCGGACGGCTCGTCGACCTGGCCGGCGGGCACCACCTGGACGTGCCGCTGTACTGGCAGTACTGGCGCCTGGAGTCGCCGGTGCTGTCGGCGCTGACGGCCGCGGTCCGCGCGGCCGCCGCCGACGCTCTGCGCTAG
- a CDS encoding DUF6817 domain-containing protein, with the protein MTTGDVKFWLRERGTETIDHPGGTLYAHLGRVHDRLAGFGHGPDVCLAGLAHAVYGTDGFDLTLLDPGDRAPLRHLVGERAEALVYLYGACDRSRTWKVLPENRQVWNRWTGVAAPLPDDLATGFADLSIVNELDVAEHDASVAQKHGPYFRSVFTTWQGLASEPVLAEASRVFAA; encoded by the coding sequence GTGACGACCGGCGATGTGAAGTTCTGGCTGCGGGAGCGCGGCACCGAGACGATCGACCATCCTGGTGGGACGTTGTATGCCCATCTTGGCCGTGTCCACGATCGGCTGGCCGGGTTCGGGCACGGCCCGGACGTCTGCCTCGCCGGTCTTGCCCATGCCGTCTACGGCACCGACGGGTTCGACCTGACGCTGCTGGACCCCGGCGACCGGGCCCCGCTGCGGCACCTCGTCGGCGAGCGTGCCGAGGCGCTCGTGTACCTGTACGGCGCATGCGACCGGTCCCGTACGTGGAAGGTCCTGCCGGAGAACCGCCAGGTGTGGAACCGCTGGACCGGCGTCGCCGCGCCGCTGCCCGACGACCTGGCCACGGGCTTCGCCGACCTGAGCATCGTCAACGAGCTCGACGTCGCGGAGCATGACGCGTCGGTGGCGCAGAAGCACGGCCCGTACTTCCGCTCGGTCTTCACCACCTGGCAGGGCCTGGCCTCGGAGCCCGTGCTGGCCGAGGCAAGCCGGGTGTTCGCCGCATGA
- a CDS encoding carbohydrate binding domain-containing protein: protein MTHEPRRPMRMALRVLPAVLLTAAAPVLPLGTSAALAATDLPDAPYSLDATVSPAPLTGCATDVRCKLVFAPTGADDWSKLQGELTAAGSRAQAPVLDANGTVVTPAVPATVLLRAGTYSVTKPLKVPVNVNLRGAGIKTTAIKIDDAAPWINFNYSFLIKPTVDPDSEKDLAPGSVNTVSDLTLNGRCIKGKGAYTDGASQEPTIWTDAQSKTGCESDFATENNAGGGIKAGNRWTVQQVRFTNFNYFKLWVSKTRDVHIIDNRWDNWGGAGSGDEDNIGGGGENTGTVIEHNQWDQTIRGNSFDFTHAKNVTFNWNKVVANRYYAKLRDVEGYGSVYFESVVGGTVIGNKLKGANIVLKSNANYEHTGENFHVTNSRDFVVRWNEIRDTYNTGISLVYDDYPQDSLNPHKRYPGGNNTITENGIMNTAKSAILITGVKNSDKDAPDTITGNSIFNVGMDGTTEYVGYDPVGIAIGIGDGDKVYGNSIRDNQAQHTTWYGLQIGSSSNNDISVTNIHLTDAYGNGNTTPFQHEIIGGLIKYGALAALPPTNLTSSVTTTFVAGAAGWSNGVVTWSESVPQNPALGYRPIAGYRVYRGASLAADLPVGSSVVPGNLLTAEQADFESGVTGYTVYGGTAAAKTGDAAIGNGSLLVTTGATNRTVTLNGQAVPVTAGTTYTSVASFKAVTSGGRVVRAGMSWRDANNKSLGQPATQNKFTIASTGNWITSSHTEKAPAGAVTALPFLVIDNSIAGEQHLIDRVGLVAGTNTEGWTDSGRTYRYHVVAYRAGDLQNSTPATVIG, encoded by the coding sequence TTGACTCACGAACCCCGACGGCCGATGCGCATGGCGCTGCGTGTGCTGCCCGCTGTCCTACTCACGGCTGCTGCACCCGTGCTGCCTCTGGGCACGAGTGCGGCGCTGGCCGCGACCGACCTGCCGGATGCGCCGTACTCGCTGGACGCCACCGTGAGCCCGGCGCCGTTGACCGGCTGTGCCACGGATGTGCGGTGCAAGCTCGTGTTCGCCCCGACCGGCGCCGACGACTGGAGCAAACTTCAGGGCGAGCTGACCGCCGCCGGCAGCCGGGCCCAGGCCCCGGTGCTGGACGCGAACGGCACCGTGGTCACCCCGGCCGTGCCGGCGACGGTGCTGCTCCGCGCCGGCACCTACTCGGTCACCAAGCCGCTGAAGGTACCGGTGAACGTCAACCTGCGCGGCGCGGGCATCAAGACGACCGCCATCAAGATTGACGACGCCGCGCCGTGGATCAACTTCAACTACTCGTTCCTCATCAAGCCAACCGTCGACCCGGACAGTGAGAAGGATCTTGCGCCGGGCAGTGTCAACACGGTCTCCGACCTGACCCTCAACGGCCGGTGCATCAAGGGCAAGGGCGCCTACACCGACGGCGCCAGCCAGGAGCCGACCATCTGGACCGACGCGCAGTCGAAGACCGGATGTGAGAGCGACTTCGCCACGGAGAACAACGCCGGCGGCGGCATCAAGGCGGGCAACCGCTGGACCGTCCAGCAGGTCCGCTTCACCAACTTCAACTACTTCAAGCTGTGGGTCAGCAAGACCCGCGACGTCCACATCATCGACAACCGGTGGGACAACTGGGGCGGCGCCGGCAGCGGCGACGAGGACAACATCGGCGGCGGCGGCGAGAACACCGGCACCGTGATCGAGCACAACCAGTGGGACCAGACGATCCGGGGCAACAGCTTCGACTTCACCCACGCCAAGAACGTCACCTTCAACTGGAACAAGGTCGTCGCGAACCGGTACTACGCCAAGCTGCGCGACGTGGAGGGCTACGGCTCCGTCTACTTCGAGTCCGTGGTCGGCGGCACCGTCATCGGCAACAAGCTGAAGGGCGCCAACATCGTCCTCAAGTCGAACGCGAACTACGAGCACACCGGCGAGAACTTCCACGTCACCAACAGCCGCGACTTCGTGGTCAGGTGGAACGAGATCCGCGACACCTACAACACCGGCATCTCGCTCGTCTACGACGACTACCCGCAGGACAGCCTCAACCCGCACAAGCGTTACCCGGGTGGCAACAACACGATCACGGAAAACGGGATCATGAACACCGCCAAGAGCGCGATCCTGATCACCGGCGTGAAGAACTCCGACAAGGACGCCCCGGACACCATCACCGGCAACAGTATCTTCAATGTGGGCATGGACGGCACCACCGAGTACGTCGGCTACGACCCCGTCGGCATCGCCATCGGCATCGGCGACGGCGACAAGGTGTACGGCAACAGCATCAGGGATAACCAGGCCCAGCACACCACCTGGTACGGCCTGCAGATCGGGTCGAGCAGCAACAACGACATCTCCGTCACCAACATCCACCTCACTGACGCCTACGGCAACGGGAACACAACCCCCTTCCAGCATGAGATCATCGGCGGCCTGATTAAGTACGGTGCCCTCGCGGCCCTTCCGCCGACCAACCTGACCAGCTCGGTGACCACCACCTTCGTTGCGGGGGCGGCGGGCTGGTCTAACGGCGTGGTCACCTGGTCGGAGTCGGTGCCGCAGAACCCGGCGCTCGGCTACCGCCCGATCGCGGGCTACCGGGTCTACCGCGGCGCTTCTCTGGCGGCAGACCTTCCGGTCGGTAGCTCCGTCGTCCCGGGCAACCTGCTCACCGCCGAACAGGCCGACTTCGAGTCCGGCGTCACCGGGTACACCGTCTACGGCGGTACCGCCGCGGCCAAGACCGGTGACGCCGCCATCGGCAACGGCTCGCTGCTGGTCACCACCGGCGCCACCAACCGCACCGTCACGCTCAACGGCCAGGCGGTCCCGGTCACGGCCGGCACCACCTACACCTCGGTGGCCTCGTTCAAGGCGGTCACCAGCGGCGGCCGCGTGGTCCGCGCCGGCATGTCCTGGCGCGACGCCAACAACAAGTCACTCGGCCAGCCGGCGACCCAGAACAAGTTCACCATCGCCTCGACCGGCAACTGGATCACCTCTTCGCACACCGAAAAGGCCCCGGCCGGCGCAGTGACCGCCCTGCCGTTCCTCGTGATCGACAACTCGATCGCCGGCGAGCAGCACCTCATCGACCGCGTCGGCCTCGTCGCCGGCACCAACACCGAGGGCTGGACCGACAGCGGGCGGACTTACCGCTACCACGTGGTGGCCTACCGGGCCGGCGACCTTCAGAACTCCACGCCGGCCACGGTCATCGGCTGA
- a CDS encoding helix-turn-helix domain-containing protein, with amino-acid sequence MTVPGTGGFTRGFVAGPTDRWTDTVCRGDAAGVQVDLTWTAARAVLGLPLIELRHTTVAVEDMWGASGRRLVEQLAEELTPAGRRRLVEVFLRRRAETSVPALVTSAAAILDQQAGRISVADLAAELGCGRQYLHRQVSRHLGLAPHTLARLVRFRSALTALRTSQHSTGWAGLAADYGYYDQSHLYREFRELAGVTPGQARATWRLAPVKATSVHDEAFGDAVASSP; translated from the coding sequence GTGACCGTGCCGGGAACCGGCGGGTTCACCAGGGGATTCGTGGCCGGCCCGACCGACCGGTGGACCGATACGGTCTGCCGCGGCGACGCGGCCGGCGTGCAGGTCGACTTGACGTGGACGGCGGCCCGCGCTGTGCTCGGCCTGCCGCTGATTGAACTGCGGCACACGACGGTTGCGGTCGAGGACATGTGGGGGGCCTCCGGACGTCGGCTGGTCGAGCAGCTCGCCGAGGAATTGACGCCAGCCGGGCGGCGCCGGTTGGTTGAGGTGTTCCTACGGCGGCGCGCCGAAACGTCGGTGCCTGCCCTGGTGACCAGCGCCGCGGCCATCCTCGACCAGCAAGCCGGCCGGATCAGCGTGGCCGACCTCGCCGCCGAACTCGGCTGCGGGCGCCAGTACCTGCACCGGCAGGTGAGCCGGCACCTGGGGCTGGCGCCGCATACGCTGGCGCGGTTGGTCCGGTTCCGGTCAGCGCTGACGGCCCTGCGCACCAGCCAGCACTCGACGGGCTGGGCCGGCCTCGCCGCCGACTACGGCTACTACGACCAGTCGCATCTGTACCGTGAGTTCCGCGAGCTGGCCGGAGTGACACCGGGCCAGGCTCGAGCAACGTGGCGCCTGGCGCCAGTGAAGGCGACATCTGTACATGACGAGGCGTTCGGCGACGCCGTAGCGTCGTCGCCATGA
- a CDS encoding CoA transferase — translation MSALPVAECAVASVSACLTAAAELAFARTGRRPEITLDPAHVAAAVRSEVLLRDPAGRGVPGFAPLSRLWRAADGWVRTHANYPWHRSALLAALGVADGPDDVVAAAVGETIAALPATGIEQRVYAAGGLAVAARTAGQWRAENPPDDTPLVNAVALGPAGVLPAPGELPASGVKVLDLTRVIAGPVATRMLAALGADVLRVDDPARPELDSLQVEGVVGKASTTVDGRTGAGREVLDRLVAQADVVVTAGRPGALDRLGLAPGRIADRFPGTIVATLSAWGTAGAWGTRRGFDSLVQIATGIGAMTSVDGDRPGALPCQLLDHATGYFLAAGVLDALTRRCRGGAATHVSVSLERTARWLLGHDTVAATAGEVDPDAYRVDLGGGWSGVSPPGMLDGRALSWPRLPAAYGAAPAAWPLSSDGQ, via the coding sequence ATGAGTGCGCTGCCCGTCGCCGAGTGCGCGGTCGCCTCCGTGTCGGCCTGTCTGACGGCCGCGGCCGAGCTGGCGTTCGCGCGCACCGGCCGGCGGCCCGAGATCACCCTGGACCCGGCGCACGTCGCCGCGGCGGTGCGCAGCGAGGTGCTGCTCCGGGATCCGGCCGGTCGGGGCGTACCCGGATTCGCGCCGCTGTCGCGGTTGTGGCGGGCCGCCGACGGCTGGGTGCGTACCCATGCGAACTATCCCTGGCACCGATCCGCCCTGCTCGCCGCCCTCGGGGTGGCCGATGGGCCCGACGACGTCGTCGCGGCCGCGGTGGGAGAGACGATCGCCGCGCTGCCTGCTACCGGAATCGAGCAACGCGTGTACGCGGCGGGCGGGCTCGCCGTCGCGGCCCGCACCGCCGGGCAGTGGCGGGCGGAGAACCCGCCGGACGATACACCACTGGTGAATGCGGTCGCGCTGGGGCCTGCGGGAGTCCTACCGGCGCCCGGCGAGCTGCCCGCCTCCGGGGTGAAGGTCCTCGATCTGACCCGGGTCATCGCCGGGCCCGTCGCGACCCGGATGCTCGCGGCGCTCGGCGCCGACGTGCTGCGCGTCGACGACCCGGCCCGGCCCGAGCTGGACTCGCTGCAGGTCGAGGGCGTCGTCGGCAAGGCGAGCACCACGGTGGACGGGCGTACGGGCGCGGGCCGAGAGGTTCTCGACCGGCTCGTGGCGCAGGCCGACGTGGTCGTCACCGCGGGCCGTCCCGGCGCGCTGGACCGGCTCGGGCTGGCGCCCGGCCGGATCGCCGACCGCTTCCCCGGCACGATCGTGGCCACCCTGAGCGCCTGGGGTACGGCGGGCGCGTGGGGCACCCGCCGCGGCTTCGACAGCCTGGTGCAGATCGCCACCGGCATCGGCGCGATGACCAGCGTGGACGGGGACCGGCCGGGCGCCCTGCCGTGCCAGCTCCTCGACCACGCCACCGGCTACTTCCTCGCGGCGGGTGTGCTGGATGCCCTGACCCGCCGGTGCCGTGGCGGCGCAGCCACGCACGTGTCCGTGTCGCTGGAGCGGACGGCCCGGTGGCTGCTCGGTCACGACACCGTCGCCGCCACGGCCGGCGAGGTGGATCCGGACGCCTACCGGGTGGACCTGGGCGGCGGGTGGAGCGGCGTCAGCCCGCCCGGAATGCTCGACGGGCGGGCGCTGAGCTGGCCGCGTCTGCCCGCGGCGTACGGTGCGGCCCCGGCCGCCTGGCCGCTCTCATCCGACGGCCAGTGA
- a CDS encoding phosphoribosyl-ATP pyrophosphohydrolase yields the protein MLGAQELLPALIAKLHEEAEEVASAEPAARLGELADIHEVLAALTAALGFTEAEVDEAAASKPAERGAFARRLWLDEVLIP from the coding sequence GTGCTGGGCGCCCAAGAGCTACTTCCCGCGCTGATCGCGAAACTGCACGAGGAGGCGGAGGAAGTCGCCTCCGCCGAGCCGGCCGCGCGACTTGGCGAACTCGCCGACATCCACGAAGTGCTCGCCGCTCTGACGGCCGCACTCGGCTTCACCGAGGCCGAAGTGGATGAGGCGGCCGCCAGCAAGCCCGCCGAGCGTGGTGCGTTCGCGCGGCGCCTTTGGCTCGACGAGGTGCTCATCCCCTGA
- a CDS encoding helix-turn-helix domain-containing protein, whose amino-acid sequence MPESAQRSIRSRYAEGGLSLADVAEEYSVGRSTIHRVIQATQ is encoded by the coding sequence CTGCCCGAGTCCGCCCAACGCTCCATCCGCTCCCGCTACGCCGAAGGCGGCCTCTCTCTGGCCGACGTCGCCGAGGAATACAGCGTCGGCCGCTCCACCATCCACCGAGTCATCCAGGCGACCCAGTAA
- a CDS encoding VOC family protein produces the protein MNTLTPYLCCADAAAAITFYQVAFGAVEVERWTADDGRIGHAQLDMQGNPVYLADEHPEIGVVSPTTLGRTPVSFVLEVADADAAVEQAVAAGATLERSVTDSPDGRRAGWIVDPYGHRWNLSAQSAQAAALPDRVGEYKVTQGR, from the coding sequence ATGAACACTCTCACGCCATATCTGTGCTGCGCCGACGCGGCCGCGGCGATCACCTTCTACCAGGTCGCGTTCGGCGCGGTCGAGGTCGAACGGTGGACCGCGGATGATGGCCGGATCGGCCACGCTCAGCTCGACATGCAGGGCAACCCGGTCTACCTCGCCGACGAGCATCCGGAGATCGGCGTCGTGTCGCCGACCACCCTGGGCCGCACGCCCGTCTCGTTTGTGCTGGAGGTGGCTGACGCTGACGCGGCGGTGGAACAGGCGGTCGCAGCGGGCGCCACCCTTGAGCGCTCGGTGACCGACAGCCCCGATGGCCGGCGCGCCGGCTGGATTGTCGATCCATACGGGCATCGCTGGAACCTGAGTGCGCAGAGCGCGCAGGCAGCGGCCTTGCCTGATCGGGTGGGAGAGTACAAGGTTACCCAGGGCCGCTGA